DNA from Candidatus Eisenbacteria bacterium:
TGCAGGTCGCAAGGAGGATGAAAGCCATTGCCAACGCGGCCAGTAGTCCTCGCTTCATGACGCACCTCCATCTGATTCATCCGGCAGCGGCTCGGAACCCTTGCGGACCCGAGGGATCGGGCACCACGCGAGGAACTGCTCGAGCCGCTCCGGAGGGATCCTCAAGAATCGCACAAGATCCGGCTTCTGCAGCATGCGCTGGCCGAAGGCGGCGAGCGCTAGATTCACGAATCTCTCCGGCAATCCGGTGGGGCGCCTCTCATCCACCCGCCGGGAAGCCCTGAGCCGCGACGCCGGCGGGGCCTGCTCCGATCTCCGCATGTCGAGATCCGCGAGACGCCGCCACAGAACCGCAGGGGCCACCTCGCAGACCTCCGCCATGTGGACGATGCCGCTCCTTCTCGACTCTTCGTCCACTCCGTCCCCCACCGGCTCGATCGCGAAGGTCCTCACCAGCTCCTGCGGCAACAGCAAGGCTCTCGCGAATCGATCGGCGCGAATCTCCTCCTGCGAGGAGGACAGATTCTCCAGGTTCGAGCGCCTCCATCGGCAGAACCGGCTTCGATAGGGATTCACATCCATCACGAGATGGCCATACTCGTGTGCGAGAATGAAGCTCGCTTCCCGGCTCCCCTCGGCCGCCCCAACCAGCAGAGAGGGCCCCAGCTCGCCGAGATAGTGGAACCCCCCAGTCAGTATATCGGGCGATTCCGGGCCGCGGTCTCGCCGCAACACCTTGATCCCGCGCTCGTCCAGGGCATCGAGGAGCGACTCCGCGGGCTCCATTCCGAGCGATAGCAGTCCCCGCTCTTCGTTGGCGAGCGCCTCGACATCGGCGCTCGGCAGATCGAGATGGACTGGAAGCTCGAAGAAAACCTCGCCCTGGATCAGCCGCTCGAGAAAGGCGAACTGATGGGTCAGTCGAACGAACTCGAGCAGTTCGATGCGCTCCGCGGCGGTCGGGGGAGGATCGGCGACGAAACCCTCGATCTCCAGGAGCGTCCCCTCCAGGACAATCTCCCCGAACGGGTAGTCCTCCAGCTCGCGGATCCGTCTGGCCATCTCCCCTCCATCGCCAATCGTAGGCTGATGGCGCGAAGCATGGTAGCCCCTGCAGGCGGGGGCCGGCCGCCCCCTCCGCAACCGGAGTTCAGCCGGCCCGGCCGCTCTCGTCCCTTACGATGGCCGCGAGCGCCGCCACGCGATCGCGATCGACGGGGGCTTCGATCCTCCCTCCCTCCTTGATCCAGCCTCCCACGATGAAGCCGTCGCAGTGCGGGGCCAGGAGCCGCGCCGAGTCGGGGTCGATTCCACTGGCGGCAAGCAGGGGGATCCCGGGGGCGACGCGGCGCGCGCGGATCAGCCGCTCGGGATCGACCGGCGAGCCCGTCCGCGGGCCCGTCACGAGGATTCCATCGGCCATGCCCCGCTCCG
Protein-coding regions in this window:
- a CDS encoding ImmA/IrrE family metallo-endopeptidase, which codes for MARRIRELEDYPFGEIVLEGTLLEIEGFVADPPPTAAERIELLEFVRLTHQFAFLERLIQGEVFFELPVHLDLPSADVEALANEERGLLSLGMEPAESLLDALDERGIKVLRRDRGPESPDILTGGFHYLGELGPSLLVGAAEGSREASFILAHEYGHLVMDVNPYRSRFCRWRRSNLENLSSSQEEIRADRFARALLLPQELVRTFAIEPVGDGVDEESRRSGIVHMAEVCEVAPAVLWRRLADLDMRRSEQAPPASRLRASRRVDERRPTGLPERFVNLALAAFGQRMLQKPDLVRFLRIPPERLEQFLAWCPIPRVRKGSEPLPDESDGGAS